In the Telopea speciosissima isolate NSW1024214 ecotype Mountain lineage chromosome 2, Tspe_v1, whole genome shotgun sequence genome, one interval contains:
- the LOC122649877 gene encoding protein DOG1-like 4, with protein sequence MRGQVQDKFSEFYEQWVNQHEVNLKELLSVPRDPSSSSNEQLHRALVSKVVIHYKQYYTVKWASAKDDVLGFFSPTWFSSLENAYHWITGWKPSMLFRLITSLRQTRVPGANLVDMTEEQLEKIQELLIQIRIEEDRVDREMERQQVSIADKPMVDLSRLATQVNNGEVVGELDKYVDVTLSSLLAGLENVMKMADCVRLMALKGVLEVLNPLQSVDFLAAIAMLQIQLRVVGKRRDHAKMMTLNQKD encoded by the coding sequence atgaggggCCAAGTTCAAGATAAGTTCTCAGAGTTCTACGAGCAATGGGTGAACCAACATGAAGTCAATCTCAAAGAACTCCTCTCAGTACCAAGagacccttcttcttcttccaatgagCAACTCCACCGAGCCCTCGTCTCCAAAGTGGTGATCCACTATAAACAATACTACACTGTCAAATGGGCTTCTGCCAAGGACGACGTTCTGGGCTTCTTCTCTCCCACCTGGTTCAGTTCTCTCGAAAACGCTTACCATTGGATAACCGGTTGGAAACCTTCCATGCTTTTCCGTCTCATTACCTCATTACGTCAGACCCGTGTCCCCGGTGCGAATCTCGTCGACATGACCGAGGAACAGCTAGAGAAGATCCAAGAGCTTCTGATTCAGATCAGAATAGAGGAAGACCGGGTGGACAGAGAGATGGAAAGGCAGCAAGTGAGCATCGCCGACAAGCCAATGGTGGACCTGTCTAGGCTTGCTACTCAAGTCAACAACGGCGAGGTGGTGGGTGAGTTGGACAAGTATGTGGATGTGACACTGAGCTCGTTGTTGGCTGGGTTGGAAAACGTGATGAAGATGGCCGATTGCGTGCGATTGATGGCCTTGAAAGGTGTATTGGAAGTGCTCAATCCTTTGCAGTCTGTGGATTTCTTGGCGGCTATTGCGATGTTGCAGATTCAACTGAGGGTGGTTGGGAAGAGAAGGGATCATGCGAAGATGATGACGTTGAACCAGAAGGATTAA